A stretch of DNA from Campylobacter gracilis:
CGGTAATTTCAAAGTCTAAAAAGCCGAAAAGCCCCGCTGCGAGCACGACCGAATACGCGCAGATGATAAGCGGCAGCAGGATAAATTTCGCCTGTCTAAAAAAGAGCCAAAAGCAAGCCAGCAGAAGCACCAAGGCGCCGAGTCCGTAGGTCGCCAGATCCGAGCGGACGTAGCCCACCATATCGTCTGCGATCATATTTAATCCGCCTAGAAACAATCGGTCGCCCGTAAATTCCTTCTCAAAGCCCGCGATCAGCGCGCGCAAAGCCACAATGTCGCGGTGATCCTTTTCGCGTAGTTCGTCGCGGTAGGATTTAAAATTTTGCTCCGCAACTTTAAGCGCGTCTTTAAGCTGTGAAATTTGAGCCCCCGAGCGGTTGCCCTCGTGCTCCGCTTGCTCTAGAGCGCTTTTAGCTCCGTCTCTTAGGCGCAAAAGCTCCTCGTAGCGGGTCTGCGGCTTTAAATTTATTAAAATTGCGGTAGTGCGAAAATCGGCGCTTACTAAATTTGATGCGTAAAAGGGGCTTGTGGCAAACTCGCGCCTAGCCGCGGTTAAATTTACGTCCGCGTCGGTAAGGGTGGGTATGTGTTTAAGCAGCTCGCTCATGCCGCCACCTTTGTTTAGCAAAAGCGGCACATTCGTAATATCTGTGACGCTGGCGACGAAATCCAGCTTGGAAAAAGCTGCGTCCATCTGCGCTATCTTGCGGATCGTCTCGGGCGCTAAAAGATCGCCTGCGGGAGTGTATGCAAGCACCAAGAAATTCGGCGTTTCGTAGCGTTTGGATACTTCGCGCCAAATTTGAAGATCTTTGTCATTATCTAGTAGAAGCGTCTGGCTTGAAGCATCGATCTCAAGCTTTGTGGAGTAATATCCTAAAAACAGCGCCAGCGCCGTAAACAGCGCGAGCGTGATTTTCGGAAACGCGACGATTAAGCGAAAAATTTTTTTCAAATACCGCTCTTTTGGGCGTGCCGCTATTCGCCGCTATTGATGACGGTGGAATTTAGCCGCTTTATAAGCTCGTCAAAGCCCAAACTTTGCGTTACGTCGCCTAGCTGCGAGCGGTAGGTCTGAATTAGGCTGACACCCACGATATCGACGTCGTAGATGCGCCAATCCGCGCCGTTAGGATAAAATTTAAAATCGATGTCATAGTTTTTCTGCTCGCCGATGACCTGCGTTTTTAGCACGCGGCGCTTATCGCTCGGGCTTTGTTTACTTAGCACCTTCATATCCTGATCGGTATAAAGCGAAAGCTTTTCGATAAAGGAGCGCTTTAGATGCGCCTCGAAGGCCTTATCAAATTCTGCGATCTGCGCCGGGCTAAGGCTCGCATAATGTTTAGCAAGGGAGAGCTTTGCCATCATCTTATAATCAAAATAGCCGTCAAAAAGCGCAAAAATTTTCGCAGGCTTTGCGTCTTTTGGGGTGCTGCTTCGCATGATGCTTACGGCCTCGGCGACCTTTTGGCTCATCACCGGCTCGATATCCGCATCGCTAATAGCGTGCGCCGAAATCAAAAGCGCTCCGCAAAGCGCTAGAACTTTTAAAATTTTCATTTTTATTCCTTTATTAATTTCTCGCGATTTTGCTCGTAAGCATCGCGTAAAAATGGATATAGATCCACCGCATCTTTGGTCATTTTTTCATAAAATTTCGGATCGCGCGAGTAGTCATTAAATATTCTAAATCCGTTGACAGAGTTTCGAACGGTGCCGTCTTTAATATAATTTATCGGGTTTGAAAAATAATCTCCTACAAGCCCCGCTGTATCGCGGAGATTGCTTTGCCCCAAAATCGGCCAGACGATATGCGGACCTGCCGGCACGCCCCAGTATCCTAGCGTCTGCCCGAAATCCTCGTCGTGGCGCGGAATTCCGTAGTATTTGCCTGCCATATCGTTAAGCCCGCCGAAGCCGACGGTCGAATTGATCAAAAATCGCTTCGTCTCGTCCCAAGAATTTTCAAATTTACCCTGCAATAGGTTGTTTACGAGCCTCATCGGATATAAAATATTATAGAAAAAATTTGAAAACGCGCCCTGGATCGGATCGGGCATTACGTAGTCGTAACCGCTGGCTACGGGGGTTAGTATGTATGAGTAAAATACGTCGTTGAAGCTCGTCATTACGCGGTTGTAGCCGCTAAGCGGATCGAAAACCTCACGCTTGGCGAACTCCTCGTCAAAACCATCCGTATCGCTAGGTGCTACGTCTTGCTTTTGCGAGCAACCGCAAAGCGCCAACGCCGCGGCTAAGAATAGAATTTTTATAAATTTCAAATGCGACCCTTCTTTATAAATCAAAGTGGCGATTTTACAAATTTAAAGAAATTTTGTCAATAAAGGTAAAATTTCATATAGAATTTCCCTCCTTATATCGCAGAATAAAGCCTGCAGCCGTTTAAGAAATATATCAGAGGATATATTATAAAATCACGCGAAAGTAAATAAGAAAGGATGAAAATGGACGCAAAATTTGCTTTGGAATTCCTACTTGGCGAGGAAACATCACTTTTAGCTAAGCATATTAAGCTGCTTAAAGCTGTGGACGAAACTAAAAGTATTACAAAGGCCGCAGAGATCGTAGGAGTGTCGTATAAAAACGGCTGGGACGCGCTAAATTTAATCAACAACGCGAGCAAAAAGCCCCTCATCGTCCGCACTCAAGGCACTAAGAAAAATAGCGGCTCCGAGCTCACCCCTTACGCTCACAAGCTGATTCGCGCTTATGATGCTATCAGCCACGCGGGCGAGACGTTTTTGAGTGAAATTTTAAAGCTTGACGAGATTACCGAAGAGAGCCTTTTAAGCTTAGAGAAGATCGGTATGAAGCTTTCTGCGCGAAATCAGCTAAGTGTTGAGATTACGGATGTTCAAACAGGCGCTGTAAATTCTCAAATCACGGCTAAGCTCGCAGGTGGCGAAATTTTATGCGCGACGGTAACTGTAGAGAGCGAAAAGAATTTAGGGCTAAAGACGGGCAAGGATGTGCTGTTTTTATTCAAAGCCCCAAGCGTCATCATCGCTAAAGGAGCCTCGGAGAAGCTAAAACTTAGCACGACGAATCAAATCAAAGGCACGATTAGCGAGGTCAAAATCGGCGCGGTAAACGCAGAGATCTGTCTAGGCACAAGCTCGCACCAAAATATCACCGCGATCATCACGCGAGAATCTGCCACCGCGATGGGTCTAGGAGTAGGAGATGAAGTAACGGCGATCATCGAGTCTAGCGAGATCATTATCGGTGCGTAACGCGACGGAATTCAGGCGCGCAAATTTTAAAATTTAAGGCGCAAATTTAAAATTTTAGATACAATTCAATTCTCGGCGAGAGCCGAAACGAAAGGCATAAAATGAAGTTAAAAGCAGTGCTTTTAGGAATTTTAACCGCAGGCGCGCTTAGCGCAGGAGAGGTCAGCGTAGCAGCCGCTGCGAACACGACGTATGCATTTGACGAGATCAAAGCGGAATTTGCCAAGCTGCATCCGCAAACCACGCTAAACGTGAGCTTGGGCGCCAGCGGTGCGCTTAGTACGCAGATCAAAAACGGCGCGCCGTTTGATATTTTTATGGCGGCGGATATGAAATTTGCAGACGATCTGCATAAAGAGGGCTTCGCGGCGGCACCTGCCAAAACCTATGCAAAGGGCAAGGTGGCGATGTTTAGCGTGCGCGGCGTAGATCTTAGCAAAGGGCTTGAAATTTTAAAAGACCCTAGCGTAAAAACGATTTCGATAGCAAATCCAAAGACCGCTCCTTACGGCACCGCAAGCGTGGAAGCTTTCAAAAAAGCGGGAATTTACGAGGATATCAAAGGCAAAATCGTAGAAGCAAAATCGATCGGCGAGGCTCTTTCGCAAGCGCTTAAAGCTTCCGACGTCGGCTTTATCGCGGCCAGCGCGATGTATGCGCCTAAGATGGCAAAGGACGGCTGCAATGGCAAGCCTTGCAAGCAGGGAGAAAATTTCGTCTTGGTCGACACCAAGCTCTACGAGCCGATAGCTCAAGGCATGGTTGTGCTAAATCGCGCCAAAGACAATGCCGAAGCCAAGGCATTTTATGATTTTATCCTAAGCGATAAGGGCAAAGAGATCTTTGCTAAATACGGATACGAGTTTTAATGATTAGAGCGAGAATCAACGAAATTTTACAAAAAGACGGCATCCATTCTGTAGGATTTATCGCAGGCGGCATCAAGCTGCGTGGCGTATTTCTGCAGCTAAGTAGCGAGCTTAAGGTGGGCAGTGAAGTTTACGTGGGCTTTAAAAGCACCGATGTGCTTTTATCTCGCGAAGCCCTAAGTGGTGTATCTAGCGAAAATGAAATTCACGGCAAGATTATGAGCCTAAGTTTGGGCGAAATTCTATGCACGCTCAGGTTTGAAGGCAAGATAAGCTTTGATGTGCTCATTAGCGCGCATTCTGCGCAGGAGCTTGCTTTACGCGAGGGCGACGAGGTTTTCGCATACATTAACGCCACTGCGATATATATAGAAAAATATGATAACGATTGATTGTAAGAAAAAAATCAGTGATGATTTCTCGATTGATGCTCGCTTAGAGATTAACAAAGGCTCGTTTGTGTGCCTATATGGGCGCAGCGGCAGCGGTAAGACTACGCTACTGCGCATTTTGGCTGGATTTTTGCGCGCAGATAGCGGTAGCATAAAAGACGGCGATCGTGTGCTGCAAGAAGGCAATGAATTCTTAAGTGCGGGCAAGCGCAGGATCGGCTTTTTATTTCAAGACTACGCACTTTTTGAGAATATGAGCGTGACGGGCAATCTACTTTTTGCCAGAAACGATCCGCAAAAAGCTGCGATGCTGCTTGAAATTTTAGAGCTTAGTGAGTTTGCAAAATCCGGCGTCGAGGGTCTTAGCGGCGGGCAGAAGCAGCGCGTGGCACTTGCTCGCGCACTGATGCAGGAGCCTGAAATTTTGCTACTTGACGAGCCGCTTTCGGCGCTTGATTTTACGATGCGCGAAAAAATCCAAGAGTATTTGCTAAAGATCCACGAGCAGTTTCATCAGACCGTGATTTTGGTAAGCCACGATGTGAGCGAGATTTATAGGCTTTGCAAGCGAGTTTATGAGATGAAGGATGGCAGGATCGTCCGCACCGGTACGCCGGAGGAAATTTTTCTTAAAACTAGCGGCTCTCAGAAGTTTTCTTTCGTGGGCAAAATTGTTGATTTGCAAGCACGCGACGGGGTCAAAGTGGCTGTCGTAGCGATCGGCAGCCAGCTGTGCGAAGTGGTGCTAAGCAATGCAGAAGCCGATGGCTTGCAAGTAGGCGATGAGGTCAAAGCGGGTGCCAAAGCCTTTAATATCACTCTGCGTAAAATTTAAACTTGCAGACAAGCTTTTAGGTGCGCCTAAGTAGGAAACTTCAACTAGATTAGAGATTTAAATACAGGCTTTTATGGAATTTAGACGAGGGATTTTGCGAAATTTTAGCTAGATTTGCCCGCAAAATACGGTGAGATTTTAAAATTTCATTCGCATCGCGCTTAGATTTTCATGAAACACAAAATTTAAACGCAGGCTAGAGCAAAACCGCAATGCAAGACTAGATAGCGTGGGGAAAGTAAGCTTAAATTTTAGATTTTGCGCAGACAGGCGCCGTTAAATTCCTTCTTTGAATTTATTAATTGGCGTGGTGGGTTTATTTTTAAATTTGGCGGCTTTTAGCTTACTTTTTTGGCAGGAGTTGCGCGAATTCTATCATGCGATTTTGGTAAAAAATTTAATGTGAAGCTTCGCGCAAACTTAAAATTTTCAGATTTAGAATTTTACCTGGATTTTGTGGCTTTGAAATTTTAAAAGCTCTAACGGCCTGAAGCTTGCGTGCTAAACTCGCTCAATAAGAGCTGCGGCAAAATTTCATTAACCGGGTCTTTTGGGTTTATGCGAAATTTTAAAATTTTGTTTTTGTCAGGCTCAATGTAATTCCACTAAGTTGTTCAGAGAATGCCGTTTGGCTATATCTTGCGTGAAATTTGCGCTCAGATAAATCCTGCCCGCTCAAGTTTTAAAGCTAAGCTAAGCTTTTTGAAATTTAGCTCAGCAAAATTCGTGGTCTTAAAGAACCGCCAGCTTAGTAGAGTTTAAATGCCTGACGGAATTTGCACGCTTGAAGGAATTTATTGGCCAAGCACTTTTATAAATTCCGCTCGCTTTAGCTTGCGTGAAATTTTTAAAATTTCATTTTGCAAAGCCTTATGACTATGAGGTTTGCGCAAATTCTATCCAGCTTTGCCTCTAAATTTTAAAGCAGAGCTAGGCTTTTAAAATTTTATAGTTTGGGCCCAGCGGCTCGGCTCGGAGGATAAATGTTTGAAATTCTAAAGGGGCTCGATTACACGCCGTTTCTCGTTTCATTAAAGCTTGCCAGCTTGACGACGCTCGCGTTGTTTATCATCTGCGTGCCGCTCGCGTTTTTTATGGCGAGAAAAAATTTCCGCGGCAAAAGCGTGATCGAATCGATCATCTCGCTTCCACTCGTGCTGCCGCCTTCGGTGCTAGGGTTTTACCTACTCGTTTTTCTCTCGCCGTATTCGGTGCTGGGGGAGTTTTTCGACAAACACTTCGGGCTTCGGCTCGTATTTAATTTCAGCGGGCTAGTGATCGCGAGCTGTATCTACTCGCTGCCGTTTATGTTTTCACCGCTGGTTTCGGGCTTTCGCTCGCTTCCGCGCTCGCTTTTTTGGGCGTGTGACTCGCTCGGCAAGGGCTATTTTTCCAAGCTGTTTCGCGTCGCGTTGCCCGCGATTCGCCATTCTATGCTTAGCGCCTTGGTGATCTGCTTTGCGCATACGATGGGCGAGTTTGGCGTCGTGCTGATGATCGGCGGCAGCGTGAGCGAGCAGACCAAGGTCGCCTCCATCGCGATCTACGAAGCAACCGAAACGCTCGATTTTGCGCAGGCTCACGCATATTCGGCGCTGATGCTGCTCTTTAGCTTCGCCGTGCTTTTGATTATGCATTTTTTGGGCGCAAAGGGCGCAAAAATACAAGCTTAAATCGGCTTTAAAACGAAATTTGCTAAAATCCCGCAAAATTTGGAATTTGGCATGAAAAACAAAAAAGACTTCGTTACCGAAAGATTTAACGCCGCCTTGATTCTAGGCGCTGCGCTGCTTACGCTTGTAGTAGTTTGCGAGATTAGCTTTTTGCGCACTAGGATCGCTACGCAGCTTGATTTGCGGACGCGCACGGCGATTACTTTACTTAAAAATACCGACGAGTCGCTTTTTAGCGAGCTTGAAATTCTAAAAGAAACTATCCTTTCTTTAGACGCAAGGCACGAAGCTATGCAAAGCAAGCTTTATGCGGATTTGATCCGTAATGTCGTAAAATCTTCTCATAGATTTGACGCTATTTTTTATCTACGCGCCCGCGGCGCGGAACAGGAGAGCTTAGCACATTTTTCATCGGATGCGCGTATTTCGGATCTTGGCGAGATACGGCTTGCGGATATCGCAGGCGAGCTAAAAAAGGATGAATGGGTATCGCGCTATATGATGATGGACGGGGCGTGGCGGTATTTTTTAATCAAGCGTGTAAATGCTGATTCATATCTGCTAGGTTTTGCCAACACCGCTAGGCCGATTGCCAGACTCTCTTCGCTGGGAGATATTTTGGTCTTTAATGCCGAAGGTAAATTTTTTAACGCTCCTGGCAGCGTAACCGATATATTAGGGCAGGATTTTGATTTTTCGCGTCTAGGCGAAGTGGTGAGCTTTGAAGACGAATCTGGGCTAAGCTTTGCATATCTTGCGAAATTTGGGGATAATTTTGTAATGGCTCACGAACGAGCCGGCTATTTTTTAGGCGCGGACGATTTTATCGTCGTAGCGCTAGCAGCAGCGATTTTAGCTTATTTAATCCTTCTAATTTCAAATTTTACGTTTTTAAAAAAGCGCGTTTTCATCCCGCTAGCGGCAGTTCAAAACGCTCTGCGCCAAGGGGATTACCACTCCAAAATTCGCGATATAGAAGCGCTAAATCCGCTAAGCTCCGTCTTAGAAATTTCTAAATCCATAGATGAGGTTTTGAAGTCTAATCTGCGCCACGGCGATTTTAGCCTCAGCTTTAAAGATGCGCTAAAATACAGCTCTCTTTCAGTGCTTAGTATCGATAACGTTGCAGGTACGATCGAAAGCGCTAGCAACGGCGCACGCGAGCTTTATGGCGATGACGTCGTGGGACGGAATATCTTCGCGCTGCAAGCAGGCTCGTTTTACGATCACGCCTATCAAACCCAGCGCGCAAACTATGTCAAAGAAAACTACGTCGTAACCCGCCAAGAGACCAAAAACGGCGTTAAAGACCTCTATGTTAAAAAATCTTATATCCGCGACGGAAGTAAAATTTCAACCCTTTTTGTGGTGCTGGATGCGTCAAAATATCGCAGATTTTACGATGAAACTAAGCAAAAATATGAGTATTTAAATCACGCGCCTATCGTTACGCTAGTGTTTGACTACACTTCGGGCAAGATCGTAGATGCTAGCAAAAATATAAAAGAGCTTTGGGGCTACGAAGCGGCGCAGTTTTTAAGCGGCGAGATAAGGCTATGGGATTTGCTGGATGAAAAGGACGCGAATGAGGCTAAAAATGAAATTTTAAACCGCTTAGCCGATATGCCCGCAGAAGAGCTAAGCTTTTCTCAAAGCTATAAAATTCGCCACAATGACAATATCCGCTATAGCTACGAAGTGAGCATCTATGTCAAAAAGTCCGCCGCCAGGGCTGCGTTTTATTTTCAAAATATCGATGACGATGTTAAGGCGATCCGCGGCTTGCAGGAGGATTTGGACTTTTATCGCACCGTAATCGAGACTAGGAATTTTTGCACCTGCTTAATCGATCTTGATGCGCAGACGCTGTCGTTTGATAAAAATTACTTTAAAATTTTAAAATATCGCGGCAAAAGACTAAATACTGCGATGAGCTTTGGGGAGTTTAGTTATGAAATTTACTTCGCGGATTTAGAGAATTTCAATAAAATGATCCGCGAATGCACCGCCGGGCTTAGGAGCGATTTTAGCTGCGAATTCCGTCTGCGAAATGCCGCTAATGCCTATACTTGGATCAGTATGCAAGGCTACGTCACCGAAAAGCACGGCTCTCGCTCGCGCCTTGTAAAAACTACGCTCGAAGATATCAGCTCGCGCAAGCAGACGGAGCTGGAGTTAAATTTAAACGCTAATGTCTTTTCGCGCTCGCTAGAGGCGATCTTAATCACAGATGAGAGCGGTCGCGTGCTGCGCGCTAATAACGCCTTTTATGAAATCACCGGCTATAGCGAAAGCCAAACCATCGGCAAAATTCCAAATTTCTTCGCTCCTACAGAGGGTGGAGCGGACGTGATGGAGAGGATTAGAAAAAATCTCGTCGGCAAACAGACCTCTTACAAAGATGAAATTTACGGACTAAAAAGAGGTGGTGGCACCTTTCCTGCGCTATTTACGGCAATTGCGATAAAGGATGATTTTTCGCTTACTTCAAATTTCATCTTGATGTTTACCGAAATTTCGCAGATCAAGCAAAAAGAGAGCGAGCTAGCCAAGATCGCCCATCATGACGCGCTTACTGGGCTTCCAAATAGAGTGTATTTTATGAAGGCTGCGCAGAGATTTACGGCAAACTCGGGCGAAAATTCCAAGCTTATGGCAGTGCTTTTCATCGATTTTGACGGCTTTAAGGCGATCAACGACACCTACGGGCACGAGGTCGGCGATATGTTTTTACAAGCGATCTCAAAGGCGATGAGCGGGCTGCTGCGTAAAGGTGATATTTTAGCGCGCCTAGGCGGTGATGAGTTTGGCGCCATCATCGGCGATCTGCAAAGCAAGGACGCCGCGCATGTGCTATTAGATCGCCTGCTTGGGATTTCAAAGATGAAATTTAACCTCAAAGGCAATGAAATCAGCGCAAGCATCAGCGTTGGCGCAGCATTTTACGACGGCAGCGAAAAGATCGATTTTCCAGGACTTTTATCGCGCGCGGATAGGGCGATGTATCGCGCCAAAACGAGCGGTAAAAACCGCTACTGCATCTTTGAGCGCGCTGAAGCAGACGGACCTAGCGAAGAAGGGATTGCTGCAGCGATCGAAGAGGGGGAGTTTTTCGTGCTCTATCAGCCGATCATTAGCGGCGCGCAGATTTACGGATATGAGCTGCTTTTACGCTGGGATCGCGGGAAGCGCGGAATTCTTGCTCCGCAGGATTTTGCGCAGATATTAAGCGAGCCTCGATTTGAATTGCCAATCTCAAAATTTGCGTTTTCAAAGATGATGGAATTTAACGCTCAAACAGGCGCAAACTGCTCGATAAACGTAAGTTTAGCCGTGCTTACAAACGACGAATTTTACGATTTCGTAGCTCACAGCTTGCGAGACAGGGCTAATGCAAAAGGCGAGTTGATGTTTGAGATAACCGATTTTAGCGAGCAAAATTTTAAGGAATTCGCCCCTGCGCGTGGGCGTTATGCAGATCTTGGGATTAAATTTGCCCTTAATAGTGCAAATAAAAATAATATCCCATTCCTGAATGCCCAGCCTTTCGATATCGTTAAAATCGACCGCGAGCTCTGCCTTGACATAGGCAAGAAAAAAAATGCTATCCGAACGATGGTGGAGATCACAGGCAAGCTAAAGCGGGAGTTTGGATTTGCTCTCGGCGCTCAAGGGGTCGAAAACGCGCTATCGCTGCGACTTTTAAATAATCTAAAATTTAACTATCTTCAGGGAAATTTTATCGCAAAAGCGCTGGATCGCAAGGAGATAGACGCTTTCATCGCGCGATTTAAAGATACGCCGAAGCTCGCAGCCATCGACAAAGATGAGTTTATCAGCTTCTTAAACGCGCTTGATTACAAAGAGCTTGCTTTAGGCTTCATCGCGCGCGGTCAAACGGGCGAGCTTAGCCCGGGAGAATTTGAAAGCTTTAGAGCGAAATTCGGCGAAATTTTAAATAAAACTCAAAGCGCGGGCAGCGAAAAATTTGCGCTAAATACAGAAATACGTAAGCAAATTTTAGATATTCTTTCGCTTGATTATCGCGCTTTAGTAAGCTTCATTCAGAGCTTTAAAACGCGGCTGAATCAGTTCATAAGCGATTTGGAGGCAGCATGATAGATAGCGTTAGCGCCGATTTTGATCACGAGATACCCAACGGCTCGAGACTTTATTTCGGAAAGAGCGCGCAGCTCAAGCGCGAGCTGGAAAATAAAGCGAGCGAAATTCTCGTTAAAAACGGCTTTAGTGAAATTTTAACGCCATATTTTTCATATCATCAGCACCTAAGCGTCGCACCGCAAAAGCTTCTCAAGCTCTCCGATCCCACGAACCACGAGCTCGCGCTTCGCGCAGACAGCACCGTGGACGTCGTGCGTATCGTGCGCAAGCGGCTGAAAGACGATAAGCTAAGGAGGCTATTTTATGTGCAGCCGACCTTCAAATACCCAAGCGACGAGTTTTATCAGATCGGCGCGGAGCTGATCGGTGAGAAAAATTTGCCTCTTGCGATCAAAATCGCGCAGGAATTTTTTAAAGAATTTGATCTTATGCCCGCGCTTCAGCTAAGCAACATAGAAATTCCGAAAAAAATCTGCGAAATTTTAAACCTGCCGCTTGAAATTTTTGAAAAGGGCAAGATTGAGACGCTGCTTGAGCAAAATTTGCCTTGGCTGGATGCTACGGCTCGCGCCACGTCGCTAAAGGACGTGCAGGCTCTGCGCGCGCAGGTGCCTGAAGAGCTCGTGCCATGCCTAGATGAAATTTTAAGTCTGGGCGTGGATTACGAGCGTATCTGCGTTTCGCTGCTG
This window harbors:
- a CDS encoding TOBE domain-containing protein, translated to MIRARINEILQKDGIHSVGFIAGGIKLRGVFLQLSSELKVGSEVYVGFKSTDVLLSREALSGVSSENEIHGKIMSLSLGEILCTLRFEGKISFDVLISAHSAQELALREGDEVFAYINATAIYIEKYDND
- the modA gene encoding molybdate ABC transporter substrate-binding protein, which produces MKLKAVLLGILTAGALSAGEVSVAAAANTTYAFDEIKAEFAKLHPQTTLNVSLGASGALSTQIKNGAPFDIFMAADMKFADDLHKEGFAAAPAKTYAKGKVAMFSVRGVDLSKGLEILKDPSVKTISIANPKTAPYGTASVEAFKKAGIYEDIKGKIVEAKSIGEALSQALKASDVGFIAASAMYAPKMAKDGCNGKPCKQGENFVLVDTKLYEPIAQGMVVLNRAKDNAEAKAFYDFILSDKGKEIFAKYGYEF
- a CDS encoding diguanylate cyclase domain-containing protein, whose protein sequence is MKNKKDFVTERFNAALILGAALLTLVVVCEISFLRTRIATQLDLRTRTAITLLKNTDESLFSELEILKETILSLDARHEAMQSKLYADLIRNVVKSSHRFDAIFYLRARGAEQESLAHFSSDARISDLGEIRLADIAGELKKDEWVSRYMMMDGAWRYFLIKRVNADSYLLGFANTARPIARLSSLGDILVFNAEGKFFNAPGSVTDILGQDFDFSRLGEVVSFEDESGLSFAYLAKFGDNFVMAHERAGYFLGADDFIVVALAAAILAYLILLISNFTFLKKRVFIPLAAVQNALRQGDYHSKIRDIEALNPLSSVLEISKSIDEVLKSNLRHGDFSLSFKDALKYSSLSVLSIDNVAGTIESASNGARELYGDDVVGRNIFALQAGSFYDHAYQTQRANYVKENYVVTRQETKNGVKDLYVKKSYIRDGSKISTLFVVLDASKYRRFYDETKQKYEYLNHAPIVTLVFDYTSGKIVDASKNIKELWGYEAAQFLSGEIRLWDLLDEKDANEAKNEILNRLADMPAEELSFSQSYKIRHNDNIRYSYEVSIYVKKSAARAAFYFQNIDDDVKAIRGLQEDLDFYRTVIETRNFCTCLIDLDAQTLSFDKNYFKILKYRGKRLNTAMSFGEFSYEIYFADLENFNKMIRECTAGLRSDFSCEFRLRNAANAYTWISMQGYVTEKHGSRSRLVKTTLEDISSRKQTELELNLNANVFSRSLEAILITDESGRVLRANNAFYEITGYSESQTIGKIPNFFAPTEGGADVMERIRKNLVGKQTSYKDEIYGLKRGGGTFPALFTAIAIKDDFSLTSNFILMFTEISQIKQKESELAKIAHHDALTGLPNRVYFMKAAQRFTANSGENSKLMAVLFIDFDGFKAINDTYGHEVGDMFLQAISKAMSGLLRKGDILARLGGDEFGAIIGDLQSKDAAHVLLDRLLGISKMKFNLKGNEISASISVGAAFYDGSEKIDFPGLLSRADRAMYRAKTSGKNRYCIFERAEADGPSEEGIAAAIEEGEFFVLYQPIISGAQIYGYELLLRWDRGKRGILAPQDFAQILSEPRFELPISKFAFSKMMEFNAQTGANCSINVSLAVLTNDEFYDFVAHSLRDRANAKGELMFEITDFSEQNFKEFAPARGRYADLGIKFALNSANKNNIPFLNAQPFDIVKIDRELCLDIGKKKNAIRTMVEITGKLKREFGFALGAQGVENALSLRLLNNLKFNYLQGNFIAKALDRKEIDAFIARFKDTPKLAAIDKDEFISFLNALDYKELALGFIARGQTGELSPGEFESFRAKFGEILNKTQSAGSEKFALNTEIRKQILDILSLDYRALVSFIQSFKTRLNQFISDLEAA
- a CDS encoding Tgt2/MlaC family protein, whose translation is MKILKVLALCGALLISAHAISDADIEPVMSQKVAEAVSIMRSSTPKDAKPAKIFALFDGYFDYKMMAKLSLAKHYASLSPAQIAEFDKAFEAHLKRSFIEKLSLYTDQDMKVLSKQSPSDKRRVLKTQVIGEQKNYDIDFKFYPNGADWRIYDVDIVGVSLIQTYRSQLGDVTQSLGFDELIKRLNSTVINSGE
- a CDS encoding ATP phosphoribosyltransferase regulatory subunit, with protein sequence MIDSVSADFDHEIPNGSRLYFGKSAQLKRELENKASEILVKNGFSEILTPYFSYHQHLSVAPQKLLKLSDPTNHELALRADSTVDVVRIVRKRLKDDKLRRLFYVQPTFKYPSDEFYQIGAELIGEKNLPLAIKIAQEFFKEFDLMPALQLSNIEIPKKICEILNLPLEIFEKGKIETLLEQNLPWLDATARATSLKDVQALRAQVPEELVPCLDEILSLGVDYERICVSLLYYSKMRYYDALFFRFLDAGAVYCNGGNYEIDGLKSSGFALLVDALIEKIMQKDEK
- a CDS encoding TOBE domain-containing protein — encoded protein: MDAKFALEFLLGEETSLLAKHIKLLKAVDETKSITKAAEIVGVSYKNGWDALNLINNASKKPLIVRTQGTKKNSGSELTPYAHKLIRAYDAISHAGETFLSEILKLDEITEESLLSLEKIGMKLSARNQLSVEITDVQTGAVNSQITAKLAGGEILCATVTVESEKNLGLKTGKDVLFLFKAPSVIIAKGASEKLKLSTTNQIKGTISEVKIGAVNAEICLGTSSHQNITAIITRESATAMGLGVGDEVTAIIESSEIIIGA
- the modB gene encoding molybdate ABC transporter permease subunit, translated to MFEILKGLDYTPFLVSLKLASLTTLALFIICVPLAFFMARKNFRGKSVIESIISLPLVLPPSVLGFYLLVFLSPYSVLGEFFDKHFGLRLVFNFSGLVIASCIYSLPFMFSPLVSGFRSLPRSLFWACDSLGKGYFSKLFRVALPAIRHSMLSALVICFAHTMGEFGVVLMIGGSVSEQTKVASIAIYEATETLDFAQAHAYSALMLLFSFAVLLIMHFLGAKGAKIQA
- a CDS encoding ABC transporter ATP-binding protein; translation: MITIDCKKKISDDFSIDARLEINKGSFVCLYGRSGSGKTTLLRILAGFLRADSGSIKDGDRVLQEGNEFLSAGKRRIGFLFQDYALFENMSVTGNLLFARNDPQKAAMLLEILELSEFAKSGVEGLSGGQKQRVALARALMQEPEILLLDEPLSALDFTMREKIQEYLLKIHEQFHQTVILVSHDVSEIYRLCKRVYEMKDGRIVRTGTPEEIFLKTSGSQKFSFVGKIVDLQARDGVKVAVVAIGSQLCEVVLSNAEADGLQVGDEVKAGAKAFNITLRKI
- a CDS encoding MlaA family lipoprotein, translated to MKFIKILFLAAALALCGCSQKQDVAPSDTDGFDEEFAKREVFDPLSGYNRVMTSFNDVFYSYILTPVASGYDYVMPDPIQGAFSNFFYNILYPMRLVNNLLQGKFENSWDETKRFLINSTVGFGGLNDMAGKYYGIPRHDEDFGQTLGYWGVPAGPHIVWPILGQSNLRDTAGLVGDYFSNPINYIKDGTVRNSVNGFRIFNDYSRDPKFYEKMTKDAVDLYPFLRDAYEQNREKLIKE